The nucleotide sequence AGTATATGGCTGAAAGTTAATTAAGCAAATAAGTTTAGACATTTTAACACGTCTGATTTAAGGCTTCCAGCATTCTGAATAGGTTTTATAGAAATCGGCATTTTGTTTCCATATTTTGACAACCCTGGAAAAAAACATTCCAGAGGAAACAGTGCAATTGTGTTTTGGTACAATGAGGATACAGGTTCTACTCGACTGCACAAAGGCTATTGatcattttatataaaaataaaaggttacgatatttattgtaaaaaaaacagcCAAGCTGCAGTTTAGTTTTTTACAGCTATATTGGGCAATGTGTTAGAATTTACGCTTGGaaaatacgaattatttaattttttctacaatattttttatatacagttCTTCAACGCTTGTTAGGCGGAGATACACCTCCCAATAAAGTACTCGAAATCAGAGGCGAATCATTGGGAAGTTTATTAGTGATTGGACGGGATGAAGGTATGGTTCTTTATTCGCCACCCTTCAATTCCACAGATAAGAAAGCATGCTACGAAATTGTGCTCCAACGGCATGTCAATGATCCCGCCAATACTTGCTTTAGCCTGTTTCGATCGCCCGCACAACAAGAAGCCGAAGATCGATTCAACGCCTTCGTACATCGATTACCTGTGTTTGTAACTATCGTCAAAGAGGTAATTTGAAAGTAAATACGTGGTAACAAGATCTAGCTGCCATGTACTTATGTCGAATCGAATACGGACGATAATAATACATTCTCTAGCTTAATATATATCATTTCAACCCACATATTTGCAGTTCTACAATGTTAATGGTCTGCAAAAGGTATGTGACGCTTTAGCAGAGAATCCCTCGTGGTCACTGGCACACTTGGTCGCTTATTTTAATCTCGTTGATTACGTTAGTAATCCGAAAGTGTTGGAATTCATCGATTACGCTGATCATGTACAACTGATGTCACCGTTTCAGGTATTGTTTGGAAATACTTTAATGACCGCGTTATATTAATAATTGGATATGTCTCTATACTATTTAGCTTGCCATAAAAAGTGGGAACATCGAAATGGTCAAGACATTGTTGCCGCTTTGTAAAATGGAACATTTAGATAACAACAGTAATTCTGTATTCCATTACGCCGCTAGTACAACAAAAGAGATTATAAACGTGAGTGCGAAAATGCTTCAATAATTGATATGAGTAAGATttctacaaattatttaaacattttaactttatttctcGAAAACACACAGCCACATGCTTATTTTAACCTatctatattatttatttattttagaagtATATGCAATCAATTCTTACAGACAAGTTAGATAAGAAGatacaaaataaaactaagtaaaTAACGCTGAAAACATTAAACCGGCGAAAATTAGTAAACTACTTAGCCGGCCACGAGAGTCTTATGATAAATGTGAATTTCTGGTAGAAATAAACTATGAGATACTACATCTCACTGATCGGGTCGAGACAGGCATTGGCAATAGAATAAGATTTTATATATCAACGGGTATTTTCCGCttggaaaaagttaatttatgacatttcttaatattgcgACAACAGTTTGTGAACAACACATATAATGGGAAATTCGTATAGCTTTTTCAGTTGAGAAATACACCTAATGTGAATCGAGTCTGTCTATAAATTCCAATTGTTTGGAATATCTCAAACACCCACATTCTAGtcagtttatttctttttacaacTTCCTTCATATTCCGAATATAAACCAAATTGGGTTATAAAAACGATTTTCGCAATATGTTGACCCCATAACCTTCTGGCTAAGAACAATCCAGGTGATCCCGTAAGTGTAAGGAAACTATTAAAATCGGTCAAGCCGTTGAGGAAAGGAATTACGAagattattattactatttttattatctttgttATCGCTTTTTATCACAACTAGCATTTTTGTTAGtacagaatttataaaaaattttatacccGAGTATTTATTGTAATTGTGTTCATGTGTATGATTTTAAAATGATCAGAATGGCGATAGAAATCAGGCAATAATCACGTCCATCTTTCATAaggttataaaaataaacatttataggGGGGAGGCTATGAGTTTAGTTGCAGAGTCCATGCAATTAAgtataaataagtaattttgtATCAAAGtggtaacttttttaaaactaGAAATTtcttgtgaaaaaaattgtaaaggcCTCGAATTTACTTCTTTTACTTACACTTACTGCAGTTATTAACCGCTAAAAGCACGGTGAATCTCAATCACATCAATTCGGATGGATTTCCACCACTACATTTGGCCTGCTTATCGGATAAACCGGACTGTGTTAAAGCTTTACTATTAGCCGGCGCAGATGTTAACTTGAATGCCAaaaatatgagcaaaatatacaaaacaagTACGCCTACGTCAGTCGCTGAATTCCTGAAAACCAATGCCAATAAACTGTATACACAGGATATGAAATTCGGTGGTACTCCGCTGCATTGGTGTTCATCGCGCGAGACTTTACATGCACTAATTATGCAAGGATGTGATGTCAATGCCACCAATTTTGATGGACGCACCGCTTTGCATGTGATGGTAACACTTAATTTTGACTTATGAATCTTGAACAGAAGgtactatttaaaatttatatccgACAGGTTGCACGCAATCGCTTTGAATGTGTTGTTACGCTCCTTGCTCATGATGCTGATATTGATGTATTCGATAAAGATGGAAACACAGCTTTGCACATAgccatcgaaaaaaaattggttccAATCGTACAATGCCTAGTGGTATTTGGTTGCGatataaacattaaaaaccAAGATGGCAAGACACCGCGTCATATGGTTGGGAATGATCCTAATGGCGGCAAAGAGAGTGAAATTCTATACATTTTACATTCAGTTGGAGCTAAACGGTgagtaagaaaatgaaataaaataatattataaaatatattatgccATTTGCCACTTTAATCATGGAAGTTTGCAAGTAATATAATAGCAATTTATGTAACACAACTCCCATCACTGCATTTCATTTTACAGTTGTCCAGATTCAAGCTTGAAATGTCCGTCTGGATGTAATGCTAAGGGCTCGTACAATGGTATACCGCCCGAGTCTCCTGAGCGCGTCGAACAACGTGAGCACATTGAGAACATGCTGGCATCAACTAGTCGTCAAGCAATGGATGGACTTTTTGGTTCATCGTCTAATGGCAGCGCTGGTACTGTGGagtaagttttaaatataatttgtaagtaaatttgtgaaacaaaactttcgcACAATCCTCGCTGGCAGACCGACTGTTATCATTGATacggaaaaagagcaaaaaggaCAAAGTATTATGGATGCTTTACTCGGAATGTTTACCACAAAAGTAAATACTGACAGCAAAAAAGGTAGACCAACACTATTTGTAATATGTTCAAACTGAGTCTtatattacaaacattttagtGTCGCCCAGTAATAGCTTGGAAGGAGATGGCAGTGGGGATGCCAGTGCAGCTGCTACACCCACCACACCTGCTTCCATCGGCAGTGATTCTAGCAACAAAGGCGAAAAACCATATGCCCGCGGACGCTTATTGTGCCTGGATGGGGGCGGTATACGGGGCCTGGTACTTGTTCAAATGCTACTCGAAATAGAAAAACTCTCACAAACGCCAATTGCTCACATGTTCGATTGGATAGCTGGCACTAGCACTGGTGGCATTTTAGCACTTGGACTCGGTTGCGGCAAAACAATGCGTCAATGTATGGGACTGTACTTGCGCATGAAAGAACAATGCTTTGTTGGCTCACGTCCCTATCCTAGTGAATTGttcgaaaatatattaaaagataATTTAGGTCAGTATACAGTAATGGCCGACattaaacacccaaaaattatGATAACTGGCGTTATGGCTGATCGTAAGCCGGTGGACTTGCATCTATTTAGAAATTATCATAGCGCAAGCGATATTCTAGGAATTGTTACGCCAATTAGTAAGTAGTTCACtcaatactatatttttttgttacatatgtgtatatgtatatatgtacttatgtttGACAGATAATCGCCGAGTACCACCACCTCCTCCAGAAGAGCAACTGGTTTGGCGTGCAGCTAGAGCTACTGGCGCAGCACCCTCGTATTTTCGGTTAGTAGACTTAACCCTGATTTGAATCGAATGATTCAAAACGGCAGTAGACAAGAGAACCTCCCCTTAATAAATTATTACTTCATGAATATTGGGTTATGGTCGAGAATCATAGTTTTATTGTTCTATTTTCAAATGCTCACTATGAAATAATCTATAATAACTAACTGCAAACGTTAAGTTCGTGAGTGCAATCATTTGTATacgtttaattatttataaagctatttgcattttttctcttacaaaaatttatttttattttctgcttgTTGCATATGGGTAgttctttaattatattattaatatgagtgctttcatatgtatataaaatcaaCTTGTTATAGCGCATTTGGCCGTTTCCTCGATGGTGGATTAATCGCTAACAATCCAACTTTGGATGCTATGACAGAAATTCATGAATACAATATGGCGTTGCGTAGTGTTGGTCGCGAAAAGGAGGCAGTTCCGGTAACTTATTAttgctaaatgtttttttttttttgtagttgcataattaattgttttctcTGCTTCACAGGTTTCAATTGTAGTCTCTCTAGGCACTGGTCTGATACCAGTAACCGCACTCAAAGATATTGATGTATTCCGCCCTGATAGCATATGGGATACTGCCAAATTAGCCTATGGAATCTCGACAATTGGTAAGTGTATACATCTAATTACaaatgtacataagtatgtatggtAAGTGAGGCGCGTtccaaagtataaaaaattgtctaaaattAAGAGTctgaaaaaacctttttttaatgaaaccttTTTATACTATTATGGTTTTTTCATAATAGGCAAtaaataattgatattttttcaccgCTATGTTCTCCGTCCAAAAAAGTTAAACATTTACTTTTTTCGGTCAAAAATAATAGTTAAATTTTGAGTTTGAATTTGAACTTGAGTTTGATTTAaacttaacttttattttttcagtcattgaaaaatcattaaaaactaATTGATGGATTTATTTGATTGATGAAATATTGGCCAAAATACATTCACTAAAGGTGGTGGCAAtcgaccaacaacaatgttttgtgcaTCTGATTGTCAAatcaaagtattggcaaagtagaaaacacagaatgaattcgccttgttttattctgggCTGACCCAAGAATGACAGAGaagaagattgcgccttccgagcTCGCTGTGTCGTAAGAGTccatcaataaacaaaaaaaggaaggggaatcacttgtttgtgaagaagaagggtaggcgaaagcaatggaaacaaccgcacacaagaaattatgcgtacacacatatattttcGAGCCCCGGCGTCATAAAAACTGCATTTGCAGTAATCACATTTATTTGTgctttaacaattaaaaaacgcggcacttcgtttgcattagtttgtttagttttaatctgACAAATcgcaatattaccaagccattcactaaattttcacaaacatgcaatttctcctactttcgtttgttttgtattgcgaggggagctgacgtcagagtAAAGTAACTGGTGCTACCTTCAGTACTAAATTCGTCTCTGCGCTGACCCACATtggcacggcgaaagaaaaaaacaaatcagctgatttaccaataccacctttaatagaccCGCCTTGGTCAAATCTgactttttattggaaaaagatgTGATGCGCTATATGCAAATGCCAAATAGTCAAATTCCTTTCGACtgatttttgaattgaaatttcgaaattaaCTATTATTTTCGATCCCTGATTTATTCTCTTCCATCCTCTGACTAATCAACACAAAAATTGCGTAGTTGATTGCACAAACATTCCCCAAAAATGCCTGAGTGACATTGGCTGCATATAAATCCAGGCCGTTCCGATAACGTATAGCCGACATGTGACTAAAAATGGGTCACAAGTGCCGATAGATGAAAtgatgtaggttaggttaggttgcctggctggctgaaagccctCACATAGACCTAGTGGTACTAGATGGAACTATACCCTAACATTTTTCTATAGTAGACATATTGCATTaagtctgcgtcttttgcgaatctaagtaaactcttaAGCTCTAACCCCGATATACATTccaacttctcatattgtagcGCTGCTAATCATTTTATTCGTGTTCTAGTTAATGCAGGACATAAACATAGAAAGTTGTCTaaagtttccctctcttccagtttattgcaaaatctgcagttaTCATTGTTTGTAATgcctatcttgtatgcgtgtgccactagcaaattgtggcctgtcagtaaACCTTCGAATCTAGCGTATTTGTCTGTATTCTGtttacacatgattttcgcggttttttcCAAGAGACTAGGTTGTTCCACACCCTGTCTAGCCGTCCTTGCTTGTCCACAAAGTTGCCTTTGTAGATAGTCTTTAAGGGTTTtaatatgtcgtttt is from Anastrepha ludens isolate Willacy chromosome 4, idAnaLude1.1, whole genome shotgun sequence and encodes:
- the LOC128862151 gene encoding 85/88 kDa calcium-independent phospholipase A2 isoform X1, coding for MFNVLQRLLGGDTPPNKVLEIRGESLGSLLVIGRDEGMVLYSPPFNSTDKKACYEIVLQRHVNDPANTCFSLFRSPAQQEAEDRFNAFVHRLPVFVTIVKEFYNVNGLQKVCDALAENPSWSLAHLVAYFNLVDYVSNPKVLEFIDYADHVQLMSPFQLAIKSGNIEMVKTLLPLCKMEHLDNNSNSVFHYAASTTKEIINLLTAKSTVNLNHINSDGFPPLHLACLSDKPDCVKALLLAGADVNLNAKNMSKIYKTSTPTSVAEFLKTNANKLYTQDMKFGGTPLHWCSSRETLHALIMQGCDVNATNFDGRTALHVMVARNRFECVVTLLAHDADIDVFDKDGNTALHIAIEKKLVPIVQCLVVFGCDINIKNQDGKTPRHMVGNDPNGGKESEILYILHSVGAKRCPDSSLKCPSGCNAKGSYNGIPPESPERVEQREHIENMLASTSRQAMDGLFGSSSNGSAGTVEPTVIIDTEKEQKGQSIMDALLGMFTTKVNTDSKKVSPSNSLEGDGSGDASAAATPTTPASIGSDSSNKGEKPYARGRLLCLDGGGIRGLVLVQMLLEIEKLSQTPIAHMFDWIAGTSTGGILALGLGCGKTMRQCMGLYLRMKEQCFVGSRPYPSELFENILKDNLGQYTVMADIKHPKIMITGVMADRKPVDLHLFRNYHSASDILGIVTPINNRRVPPPPPEEQLVWRAARATGAAPSYFRAFGRFLDGGLIANNPTLDAMTEIHEYNMALRSVGREKEAVPVSIVVSLGTGLIPVTALKDIDVFRPDSIWDTAKLAYGISTIGNLLVDQATASDGRVVDRARAWCSTIGVPYYRFNPQLYEDIAMDEKDDQKLINMLWHAKAYMHNNRNKIIEMINLLK
- the LOC128862151 gene encoding 85/88 kDa calcium-independent phospholipase A2 isoform X2, producing the protein MVLYSPPFNSTDKKACYEIVLQRHVNDPANTCFSLFRSPAQQEAEDRFNAFVHRLPVFVTIVKEFYNVNGLQKVCDALAENPSWSLAHLVAYFNLVDYVSNPKVLEFIDYADHVQLMSPFQLAIKSGNIEMVKTLLPLCKMEHLDNNSNSVFHYAASTTKEIINLLTAKSTVNLNHINSDGFPPLHLACLSDKPDCVKALLLAGADVNLNAKNMSKIYKTSTPTSVAEFLKTNANKLYTQDMKFGGTPLHWCSSRETLHALIMQGCDVNATNFDGRTALHVMVARNRFECVVTLLAHDADIDVFDKDGNTALHIAIEKKLVPIVQCLVVFGCDINIKNQDGKTPRHMVGNDPNGGKESEILYILHSVGAKRCPDSSLKCPSGCNAKGSYNGIPPESPERVEQREHIENMLASTSRQAMDGLFGSSSNGSAGTVEPTVIIDTEKEQKGQSIMDALLGMFTTKVNTDSKKVSPSNSLEGDGSGDASAAATPTTPASIGSDSSNKGEKPYARGRLLCLDGGGIRGLVLVQMLLEIEKLSQTPIAHMFDWIAGTSTGGILALGLGCGKTMRQCMGLYLRMKEQCFVGSRPYPSELFENILKDNLGQYTVMADIKHPKIMITGVMADRKPVDLHLFRNYHSASDILGIVTPINNRRVPPPPPEEQLVWRAARATGAAPSYFRAFGRFLDGGLIANNPTLDAMTEIHEYNMALRSVGREKEAVPVSIVVSLGTGLIPVTALKDIDVFRPDSIWDTAKLAYGISTIGNLLVDQATASDGRVVDRARAWCSTIGVPYYRFNPQLYEDIAMDEKDDQKLINMLWHAKAYMHNNRNKIIEMINLLK